One segment of uncultured Propionivibrio sp. DNA contains the following:
- a CDS encoding 2-oxoacid:acceptor oxidoreductase family protein — MKAKKAKYPGIPTVINGNGAVAHVMGQVCGGVIGYPITPSTEISEIYEAFRAEGGVNVWGKHPFFFEPEGEHSAQSGALGAQLTGGQYISNASSSQGILYALESHYVTVGKKVGGFVLQVAARVVSKHSLNVMAGHDDVYALLSSGYTILFGSNPQEAADLAAISYRSSALSLIPVANAMDGFATSHMMSESYLPEPELLKEYLGDPEGRIKAPTVAQEVLFGAKGRVFQLNQYLSRHEADITADNLAALKKYLDSNAAKVEKDNAGDLVAKTLGWLPEELHGQWKRQWVNALEKGTRQLVPALVDINNPGLTGAVQNQPDFQAGAADHRTHFVSEVPALVRQAMAEYSTLTGRHYSPVHTYMCDDAEIVMVGLGSVCDDVEAVVDYLRSKGKKVGLVAIKLLQPFPEAEVVAALAGKKAVTVLERSDQTALTTLVTQALFKARENGEAKTVRHADIPAIKAIPRLTTAIFGLGGHDLQPRHLIAAFKAMETGKSAPLVYLGSQFFSKTSNPRLAELQKRMKAAYPETELMALEAEPNPRLLPDSAFRIRFHSVGGYGTIASGKLLTDILAGALDMQSKSAPKYGSEKSGAPTNYYITLSPQPIKITNAELEDVEVVISPDHRSFVHTNPLKGLAEGGTFILQSSGTPEQVWAELPAQFRKTIREKKINFFIIDAFAVAKRNAPTPELATRMMGIAFIGAVAGHVKQVAGGASQKAILEKVRKQIQKKFGSKGDAVVAGNMQVIEEGIQATQRVDYNAAAFTKIDAKPAPIVLRNVSLSSSMCQSSGSSTCGLFDREYFSDMIATPFKEGTIGEAPVLPGTGLFMPAGSAGAKDKGLFRRTVPVFNAEVCTGCMECTLVCPDAAIPNTVHDIHELLATGIAQLDITEAQREAMRAQMIPMTEGIRETYRQTKEERAFHEIVAEVAGKLPTKQATLLANFTKLVDVLAVYPVSKTRPFFDAMEKATPGTGGLFASTIDPWKCTGCLECVEVCGPGALSAQEQEPALLEMLQSRFEFMSKTPNTPERFYDTALEGGEAKRLLLDRGNYYSTTGGHGGCRGCGEVTAIRQVMATNHAITDKRKEAHIAELEETVAALEAKLAALGKKDAARSQRINTALKALEKRLYLYEGGPTGNGPAGAIIANSTGCSSVYASTFPFNAYNDPWVNSLFQDAQPLAKGIFEGIAAQALTDIRALRTAKLELADAYVPEQHDAEMRLLSSDKFTKEELALLPTIITVGGDGATYDIGFGAFSRILASNTPIKVVVLNTGAYSNTGGQASTSSFIGQDSDLARFGAAHSGKYEARKELGLIASFHSNVFVCSTSTALQGHFLKNTMEFLTYTDSPAVLDVYTPCQGEHGVADNVSAQQAALAVKSRMNPVFVHDPRRGKTLHDWFSLEGNPEPKATWSKQTLEYLDDKGELKLMTVPLTPASFALTEIRFKKQFRKLKADADNQVPVEQFIDLPEAQRKGKVAFIFATDGKKKLVKYGVSASIVALVEERRKHWQLLQYLDGQHVSKMSDEYKKGIAALQSQVQESLKQRDASLDGIARAMSELAASSKAQVGNGVVIPIAPAGAAPAAAPAAAGAATAVATAIVTMEDSSKCTNCKTCYQDLSEIFEKTVMVVNGESREVARIIPGALERVEVTPELKARIKRVSANCDAEIIR, encoded by the coding sequence ATGAAAGCCAAGAAAGCGAAATACCCAGGCATTCCCACCGTCATCAACGGTAACGGCGCAGTCGCCCACGTCATGGGGCAGGTCTGCGGCGGCGTGATCGGCTATCCGATTACACCATCGACGGAGATCTCGGAAATTTACGAAGCCTTCCGCGCGGAAGGCGGCGTCAATGTCTGGGGCAAGCATCCTTTCTTCTTTGAACCGGAAGGCGAACACTCCGCCCAGAGCGGCGCGCTCGGCGCGCAGCTGACCGGCGGCCAGTACATTTCCAACGCCTCGTCGAGCCAGGGCATCCTCTACGCGCTCGAATCGCACTACGTCACCGTCGGCAAAAAGGTCGGCGGCTTCGTGTTGCAGGTCGCCGCCCGCGTCGTCTCGAAGCACTCGCTCAACGTCATGGCCGGCCATGACGACGTCTACGCCCTGCTTTCCTCGGGCTACACGATCCTGTTCGGCTCGAACCCGCAGGAAGCCGCCGACCTCGCAGCGATTTCCTACCGCAGCTCGGCGCTGTCACTGATCCCGGTCGCCAACGCCATGGACGGCTTCGCCACCAGTCACATGATGAGCGAGTCGTATCTGCCCGAACCGGAATTGCTGAAGGAATACCTCGGCGACCCGGAAGGCCGCATCAAGGCGCCGACCGTCGCCCAGGAAGTGCTGTTCGGCGCCAAGGGACGCGTCTTCCAGCTCAACCAGTACCTGTCGCGCCATGAGGCCGACATCACCGCCGACAACCTCGCCGCGCTGAAGAAGTACCTCGACAGCAACGCCGCCAAGGTCGAAAAGGACAACGCCGGCGACCTCGTCGCCAAGACGCTCGGCTGGCTGCCCGAAGAACTCCACGGTCAGTGGAAGCGCCAATGGGTCAACGCGCTCGAGAAGGGCACCCGCCAGCTCGTTCCGGCGCTCGTCGACATCAATAATCCGGGCCTCACCGGCGCGGTGCAGAACCAGCCCGACTTCCAGGCCGGCGCTGCCGACCACCGTACCCACTTCGTCAGCGAAGTGCCGGCACTCGTCCGCCAGGCGATGGCCGAGTACTCGACGCTGACCGGCCGTCATTATTCGCCGGTGCATACATATATGTGCGATGACGCCGAAATCGTCATGGTCGGCCTCGGCTCGGTCTGCGACGACGTCGAAGCCGTCGTCGATTACCTGCGCAGCAAGGGCAAGAAAGTCGGCCTCGTCGCCATCAAGCTGCTGCAACCCTTCCCGGAAGCCGAAGTCGTCGCCGCGCTGGCCGGCAAGAAGGCGGTCACGGTGCTCGAACGTTCCGACCAGACCGCGCTGACCACGCTGGTCACCCAAGCACTGTTCAAGGCCCGTGAAAACGGCGAAGCGAAGACCGTCCGCCACGCCGACATACCGGCGATCAAGGCCATTCCGCGCCTGACCACGGCCATCTTCGGCCTCGGCGGCCACGACCTGCAGCCGCGTCACCTGATCGCCGCCTTCAAGGCGATGGAAACCGGCAAGAGCGCGCCGCTCGTTTACCTCGGCTCGCAGTTCTTCTCGAAGACCTCGAATCCGCGCCTCGCCGAACTGCAGAAACGTATGAAGGCCGCGTATCCGGAAACCGAGCTGATGGCGCTCGAAGCCGAGCCAAATCCGCGTCTACTGCCTGATTCGGCCTTCCGCATCCGCTTCCACTCGGTCGGCGGCTACGGCACGATCGCCTCGGGCAAGCTGCTCACCGACATCCTCGCCGGCGCGCTCGACATGCAATCGAAGTCGGCGCCGAAGTACGGTTCGGAAAAGAGCGGCGCCCCGACCAATTACTACATCACGCTGAGTCCCCAGCCGATCAAGATCACCAACGCCGAACTCGAAGACGTTGAAGTCGTGATCTCGCCGGACCACCGCTCCTTCGTACACACCAACCCGCTCAAGGGTCTGGCCGAAGGCGGCACCTTCATTCTGCAATCCTCGGGCACGCCCGAGCAGGTCTGGGCCGAACTGCCGGCGCAATTCCGCAAGACAATCCGCGAGAAGAAGATCAACTTCTTCATCATCGACGCCTTTGCCGTCGCCAAACGCAACGCGCCGACACCGGAACTCGCCACCCGCATGATGGGTATCGCCTTCATCGGCGCCGTTGCCGGACACGTCAAGCAGGTCGCCGGTGGTGCCTCGCAAAAAGCCATCCTTGAAAAGGTGCGCAAGCAGATTCAGAAGAAGTTCGGCTCCAAGGGCGACGCCGTCGTCGCCGGCAACATGCAGGTGATCGAGGAAGGCATCCAGGCAACCCAACGCGTCGACTACAACGCTGCCGCCTTCACCAAGATCGATGCCAAGCCGGCACCGATCGTCCTGCGCAACGTCTCGCTCTCGTCGTCGATGTGCCAGTCGTCGGGTTCCTCGACCTGCGGCCTGTTCGATCGCGAGTATTTCAGCGACATGATCGCCACGCCGTTCAAGGAAGGCACCATCGGCGAAGCGCCGGTCCTGCCAGGCACCGGTCTGTTCATGCCCGCCGGTAGCGCCGGCGCCAAGGACAAAGGCCTGTTCCGCCGCACCGTGCCGGTCTTCAACGCCGAGGTGTGCACGGGCTGCATGGAGTGCACGCTGGTCTGTCCGGACGCTGCCATCCCGAACACGGTTCATGACATCCACGAACTGCTCGCCACCGGCATCGCCCAGCTTGACATCACCGAAGCGCAGCGCGAAGCCATGCGCGCGCAGATGATCCCGATGACCGAGGGCATCCGCGAAACCTATCGCCAGACGAAGGAAGAGCGGGCGTTCCACGAAATCGTCGCGGAAGTCGCCGGCAAGCTGCCGACCAAGCAGGCGACGCTGCTCGCCAACTTCACCAAGCTTGTCGATGTGCTCGCCGTCTATCCGGTCTCGAAGACGCGTCCCTTCTTCGACGCGATGGAAAAGGCGACGCCGGGCACCGGCGGTCTCTTCGCCAGCACAATCGACCCGTGGAAGTGCACGGGCTGTCTCGAATGCGTCGAAGTCTGCGGCCCGGGCGCCCTGAGCGCACAGGAACAAGAACCGGCGCTGCTCGAAATGCTGCAGAGCCGCTTTGAATTCATGAGCAAGACGCCGAATACGCCGGAGCGTTTCTACGACACCGCGCTCGAAGGCGGCGAAGCCAAGCGCCTGCTGCTCGATCGCGGCAATTACTACTCGACGACCGGCGGTCACGGCGGCTGCCGCGGCTGCGGCGAAGTCACCGCGATCCGTCAGGTGATGGCGACCAACCATGCGATCACCGACAAGCGCAAGGAAGCCCACATCGCCGAACTCGAAGAAACCGTGGCAGCGCTGGAAGCGAAGCTCGCCGCGCTCGGCAAGAAGGACGCCGCGCGCAGCCAGCGCATCAACACCGCGCTCAAGGCACTCGAGAAGCGCCTGTATCTCTACGAAGGCGGCCCGACCGGCAACGGCCCGGCCGGCGCGATCATCGCCAACTCGACGGGTTGCAGCAGCGTTTACGCCTCGACCTTCCCGTTCAACGCCTATAACGATCCCTGGGTAAACAGCCTGTTCCAGGACGCCCAGCCGCTTGCCAAGGGCATCTTCGAGGGCATCGCCGCGCAGGCGCTGACCGACATCCGCGCGCTGCGCACGGCCAAGCTCGAACTGGCCGACGCCTACGTGCCGGAACAGCATGACGCCGAAATGCGCCTGCTGAGCTCGGACAAGTTCACGAAGGAAGAGCTGGCCCTGTTGCCGACGATCATCACCGTCGGCGGCGACGGCGCCACCTACGACATCGGCTTCGGCGCCTTCTCGCGCATTCTGGCGAGCAACACGCCGATCAAGGTCGTCGTGCTCAACACCGGCGCCTACTCGAACACCGGCGGACAAGCCTCGACCTCGAGCTTCATCGGGCAGGACTCCGACCTTGCCCGCTTTGGCGCCGCGCACAGCGGCAAGTACGAAGCGCGCAAGGAACTCGGCCTGATCGCCTCGTTCCACTCGAACGTCTTCGTCTGCTCGACGAGCACGGCATTGCAGGGACACTTCCTCAAGAACACGATGGAATTCCTGACCTATACCGACTCGCCGGCGGTGCTCGACGTCTACACGCCCTGCCAGGGCGAGCACGGCGTCGCCGACAACGTCTCGGCGCAGCAGGCAGCGCTGGCCGTCAAGAGCCGGATGAACCCGGTCTTCGTGCACGACCCGCGCCGCGGCAAGACGCTGCACGACTGGTTCTCACTCGAAGGCAACCCGGAACCGAAGGCGACCTGGAGCAAGCAGACGCTTGAATACCTCGACGACAAAGGCGAGCTCAAGCTGATGACCGTGCCGCTGACGCCGGCGAGCTTCGCGCTGACGGAAATCCGCTTCAAGAAGCAGTTCCGCAAGCTGAAGGCCGATGCCGACAACCAGGTGCCGGTCGAGCAGTTCATCGACCTGCCGGAAGCGCAGCGCAAGGGCAAGGTGGCCTTCATCTTCGCCACCGACGGCAAGAAGAAGCTCGTCAAGTACGGCGTCTCGGCCTCGATCGTCGCGCTCGTCGAGGAGCGTCGCAAGCACTGGCAGCTGCTGCAGTACCTCGATGGCCAGCACGTCTCGAAGATGAGCGACGAGTACAAGAAGGGCATCGCCGCGCTGCAGTCGCAAGTGCAGGAATCGCTCAAGCAGCGTGACGCGTCGCTCGACGGCATCGCCCGCGCGATGTC